The Methylocella tundrae genome contains the following window.
TCGGCGTAAGTCAGTGCGCCAAGAACCGTCGCCTCGTCCTGTAGCACAGTAAGATGCAGACGGTTGGGATGTTGCGCTGCATGCCACTCAAGAACCTCGACCAGAGTTTGCGCCTGGTTCGCGGCCGGCACGGCCGGCAGGGCAGAAACCGGCACCGATTCTAGCGCCGTCCGCTGCCGCCTAGGTCCGGCTTGTTCCAGGGCTTGCTGAAGGTCACGGACGGTTTCCGCCTCGCCAATGGTCTGGGCAGGCAGGCGGACGCGAAACGCGCGCTCGATCCGTAGGATCAGCTCGGTTCGGCCCAGGCTATCGATCCCGAGATCGCGCTCGATCCGGCTTGACGGTACGATGTCGATGAATCTGACGCGCTGCGGATGCAGCTCGCGCACAAGCTGCGCAATGACCTCGATCAGGTCACGCTCGCGTATCTCCCGCTCGGTCACCGCGGTGAGAGAATTTGTTTGACTAGGCTGCTCCGGCATAAAAAAATGATTAAAATCTTTGAGGAACTCAGGCATTGACCTGAATTAAGCTTTCGATCGTAACTGACTTATAACTGAAAACGCGAAGAAAAAGATATCTTCCAGCATCCTTCCCGCCGTAGTGGCCGGTATTCAGAAATTGTGATGGACGGGCAACTGGCGCGGCTTCAGGACGCCTTGGCTGGCGGCATTGACGCTGGCGACTCGGAAGCGGCGGAGCCGATGCGCGGTTTGGGCGAGACTGTGACGGTCTCCCGCGACGCGTCCCGGCCCGGCGGCGTCCTAGTCGAGATTGCCGGATGGCTAACGGCGCTTCTCGGCGAGCAGGCCTACCCCAATCAGGTCAAAGGAGTGTGGGGAAGGATGGTAGCGGAGGAGGGACTCGAACCCCCGACACAAGGATTATGATTCCTCTGCTCTAGCCGGCTGAGCTACTCCGCCCCGCGCGCTGCAATGAAGCGCGACGAGGCGTTGGCATAGGCATGCGGGCGAATTGTGTCAAGCAGGCAGTTCAGCGCCTCGCGCCGGCCGGTGTTTTGCCGCCGTCGCGAGCCCGGCCTATGCGCGTCCCGCCACCTCGTCGATGCGCTTCAGCATGTCGGCGGGGTCTTCATAGACGCGATAGGCGCCGGCGCGCTCCAGCTCTTCCTGGCCATAACCTCCCGAGAGAAGGCCAATGCCGAGGCAGCGCGCGCGCCGGCTCGCCAGCATGTCCCAGACGCTGTCGCCGACGACGGTCGCCGTAAGCGTTTCGACGCCAAGGCGCGCCGCGGCGGTGAGAAAAAGATCAGGGTCGGGTTTGGCGTATTTCACCTGATCGCGCGTGACCACGACGACGCGCTTTAAATCGACGCCAAGCGTTTCCAGAACGGGAGCCGCCGTCTCCATGCGTCCGCTTGTCGCGATCGCCCACGGAACGCCGGCCTCGGTCAGATAGGCGAGCAGCTGACGCGCGCCGGGAAGAGGGCGGATGGCGTCCGCCCGGCTGCGATAGGCCTCGGCATGGCGCTTTTGCAGCCGTTCGATGCGCTCCGGGCTGATTTCGAGTTCAGTTTCGCGCAGGAGCATATGCGTGAACAGGCCGCCGCTCATGCCGATCTTGCGGTGGATGCGCCAGATCGAAAGCTCGATCCCTTCCGCCTTCAAAGCCTCGTCCCAGGCCAGCACATGCTGGTAGACGCTGTCGACCAGCGTGCCGTCGAGATCGAACAGAAACGAGCCTTGAGGGCTTTGCATGGCTTTCCGTCAGTCAGTTTCACCTAACCCGAAGGGGGGCGCCGTTCGAGAGGCGGAGCGAGCCCGATCGAATCACATGCATGAGTCGACCGGGCAAAGCCGCTCAGGCGGCCGATATGACCTGGACGATGCGGCGGCTGCGCGAATCAACCAGAACGATCTCGTTGTTCACGACCGAGAAGCTGTAGCGCCTGTCGACGCCATATTCCGGCGGCACGGCGTAAACGGTCAGCCCTCTCGGCAACCTTTCCCCGATCCTGACCGGACCGCGAATCGTCTGCGAAGGCACGTTCCCCTCGCGCACATAATCCTGAAGCGTCGGCCAGTGGGCCGCGCCGAAGACGGCGTTGCCGACGCCGCCGACGCCGCCGATGACGCCGCCAGCGACGCCGCCGAGAACTGCGCCGACCGGGCCGCCGGAGCGGGCGCCCTCAGCGGCCCCGCTCTGGATGCCGCTCGAGAGGCTCTGCGCCTCAGCCGCGAGCGGCGTCAGCAGCAGGGCGAACAGAACGCTGCGAAGAAGAAGTTTGGTTTTCATCACGATTTTGTCCCTTGCGGATGGACGGACTCTGCAACGCTGTCGGTGTCGCGGGCACGCCGGTCACAACGGCCCCACTCCGGCTGCGCTACAGGTCCGGGCCGTGAGGCGTTTGGCGTCTTCCGACCTGCCAGAAGGCTCGAACGTCACAACATGCCTGCTTGGTCAAGCACGTTTGGCGCGCCTCTTCAAGCATTTGGCGCTTCAGCGGAACGGCATCGCTCGCTTCGCGGTCAAAACCTTGTGAAGGGCTGTTTTTGGACCAAAATGTCAGGGGCGGCCGATCGGAAAGCCGGGCCTTGACCGACAGGGCCGGTTCGATCAACTAAGCGCAGGGCGGCGCGCCGGCATCGCCCGGCGCCGGAGGGCGTCGCTCAATCTATTGCTTAAACGCTTTTTGGCTGACACAGCCGCACTTGTTTCCGCCATCATGCTGGCCGCCGGCGGAAAAGCGCCGCGCTGCGACGAAAACTTCAAGGAGAAGCCGTGAGCAGAGATCCATATGAGGTCCTCGGCGTCGAACGCAACGCATCAGCGGCGGATATTCAGAAGGCCTATCGCAAGCTGGCGAAAAAGCTCCACCCCGACCTCAATCCAGGCAATGTCAAAGCCGAAGAGGAATTCAAGGAGGTTGCCTCGGCCTATGGTCTGCTTGGCGACGCCGATAAGCGAAAGCGGTTCGACAATGGCGAAATCGACGCCTCTGGCGCCGAGCGGGCGCCTCAGCAATACTATCGCGATTACGCTGGCGCGGGCCCTGGCGCCAATCCTTACGCCAATGAGTCGGCCTACGCTGACTTCATGGACGATGAGACGCTGGCGAGCATCCTGCGCGGCGCCCGCCGGCGCCAGGCGGCCGGCCGCGACATTCATTATCACTTGCCCGTCGATTTTCTGACGGCGGTCAATGGCGGAACGGCTCGCGTCGGATTGCCGGACGGCGCGACGCTCGACGTCAATATCCCGGCGGGGGCGCGGGAAGGGCAAATTCTTCGGCTGCGCGGAAAGGGCGAGCCGGGTTTCGGCGGCGGCCCGCCCGGTGACGGGCTTGTCGAACTGGAGGTGCGGCCCCACCCGTTTTTCGCGCGCGAGGGCGACGATGTTCACCTGACCTTGCCGATCAGCCTCGCAGAGGCCGTTCTCGGCGGCGAGGTCAAAGTCCCAACGCCGACCGGCGCCGTCAGCATGAAGGTGCCGAGGGGCGCGAACTCCGGCGGCAAGCTGCGCCTCAAAGGCAAAGGGGTCGCGCGCCCGGACGGAAGCCGCGGCGACGAATATGTCACCTTGAAAGTCATGCTGCCTGAAAAGAGCGATCCGGAGCTTGAATCATTCGTGACGAACTGGGCCGCGGGGAAAGCTCAAAACCCGCGTGCCGGCATGGAGGCCTGAATGATTGACCGACAGCAGTTCCTGATGCGGGCGCGCCTCGAAGCGCACACGCTTGAAGCCTGGATCGAGGAGGAATGGCTGATCCCGCGACGCGAGGGCGAGGCCGAAGATTTTTCCGAAACGGACGTCGCGCGGGCGCAACTCATCCGCGATCTCAAGACGGATATCGGCGTCAACGATGAAGCCGTCGCGGTCATCCTCCATCTGATCGACCAGCTTCACGGCTTGAGGCGGACGCTTCAGGAGGTGCTGCGCCAGGATCGCGTTCAGACGGGCGAATGATGCAAGCCCGATCAAGGGCGCGCCCTTGATCGCAAAAAAAAGCCCATCGCGCCTTCAAACTCTTCCGAGAGGCCTCCCGTCCTGGCCAAAAATTTCGATAATGTATTTTCCAGCGTTCCGCTGGTCGCCTGAAATCACATAGATAAAATCATCGTTCGGATCGTTCGCCTTGACGATTGCGATAAATTGCGCGGCGTCGTCCTCAGAATCGAAGACTCGGTCTCTCATTAGGGGACGAAATCCTTGGCTGTGCGGGCGGATCCGCGCCGCGTTGTTGCGACAGTGCCTGACGCAGCTTGCGCCAGCATGGCGGATCGGTGATCCGCCTGGCGTCAATTCACAGCAGGCATCGCCTTAGCCGCGCCAGACCCAAATACGCCTCAAATGCGCGTGATCTGCCGGGGTCTGTCGCGGCCGCTCTCCCGCGTCTCCCGCGCGAGAAGGTCAGCGGCGCAATCCTTCGCCAACCGGGCGAGGAGGCGCGGGGCTCGATCCTTCAGGACGGCGCCAGCGGCGAAACGGCTTTGCGCGGGGAGGCGCTCATGCTAGAGCATTGTCGCCTCCTTATCTTTCTGTTTTCTCGTCTCCTTTTTTGAGGCGAAGGCACGTCTTGTCTTGAGGCGAAGGCATGTCTGAGGCGAAGGCATGTCTGAGGCAAGGCATGTCCGCTTCGCCTCGAACGCCCTCGAGGCTTCAGGAAAGCTGTTTCCCGTGTCGCTCGCCGCTCGACCGAATGTGATCATTATCGGCGCCGGGCCGTCCGGTTTGATGGCGGCCGAGGTTATCGCCTCGGCGGGCGTCGGCGTTACGATATTCGATCGGATGGCGGCGCCTGGACGCAAATTTCTGCTGGCCGGCCGCGGCGGCCTCAACATCACCCATAGCGAGGATTTCGAGATCTTGCTGACGCGCTATGGCGACGCCCTGCCGCGCCTGCGCGACGCGCTCGAACAGTTTTCGCCGAAGGTGCTGCGCGCCTGGTGCGAGGGCCTTGGCGAATCGACCTTCATCGGTTCGAGCGGGCGCGTCTTTCCGGCCAGATTCAAGGCCTCGCCATTGCTGCGGGCGTGGCTGAAGCGTCTCGCCTCGCTTGGCGTTGTCCTGAATTCCCGGCACGAATGGCGGGGATGGAGCGATGAAGGCGCCGCCATCCTCAAAGGTCCCGAGGGTCAGTTCGAGGTCGCCGCCGACGCGACCATTCTGGCGCTCGGTGGGGCGAGTTGGCCGCGTCTTGGCTCGGACGGCGGCTGGGTCGCGGCGCTGGAGCGCGCGGCCATCGCAACGGCGCCGCTGCGGCCCGCCAATTGCGGATTTGTGGTCAACTGGTCAGATCATTTCAGGGATCTTTTCGAGGGCGCTCCTTTGAAGGGCATCGCTTTGTCCTTTGGCGAAACCAGCGTGCGCGGAGAGGCGATCATCACCCACGCCGGGCTCGAAGGCGGCGCGCTTTACGCCTTGTCCGCGGCGCTGCGCGAGTCCGTCGCCGCTTCGGGGGAGGCCGTTTTGCGCGTCGCGCTGCGGCCCGATCTTTCGGTTGCGGAGCTGGAGCGGCGCATAGAGGCGCGAGACCCGAAACAGTCGTTTTCGACCTTCGCCCGCAAATCGCTCAAGCTTGCGCCCGCCGCGATCGGCCTTTTGCACGAGAGCGCGAGACAGGGTCTGCTCCCCCTCTCGGCGATGGACCCCGCGCGACTTGCCGGGTTCATCAACGCCGCGCCGGTTCGCCTCAAGGGGGTCGCGCCGCTGGCGCGGGCGATCTCGACGGCGGGCGGCGTTCTCTTCGATGAAGTCGACAGCAATTTCATGCTGGTGCGGCGCCCTGGCGCCTTCGTCGCCGGAGAAATGCTCGACTGGGAAGCGCCGACGGGCGGCTATCTCCTCCAGGCCTGTTTCGCCACGGGCGCAGCCGCGGGACGCGGCGCGCTTCAGTGGCTCTCGAAGCAAACGGGCGCGCCGGAATCTTTCGTCTCAAGAACTTGAAGAGACAACGCAGGGGCGCCGCTCCGGGCGTCAAAACTCATCCAGCGGATCTGGCCGATGACCGGTTCCTGCCCTTCGCGGAAGCGCGGCCAAGAGTTCTCGATGATGGAGTTGAAACGAAGTGGACATTTGGGAACGAAGGCCTATGCGCGTGAGATCACGGTCTGCCGCCGCAATGAATAAAGGGTTCCCGTGGCGAGCAGGCCCACAAAGACCAATGGAAGCACATTCAGCGGCGCGGCCGGGATTGGATAGACCGAACCGAGCAGCACGTAGCCAAGCACAATGAGCGCCGCCGCGGAAAGGACCACATGGCCCACGCGCAATTGGCCCGCGCGGCGCAGGAAGATCGGCGTCGATACGCAGGCCAATCCATAGGCGATCACGCAACCGAAGGTGCCAAAGGTGCCGAGCCAGTCGTAGATGTCGAGCGGCTTGGCGAATGTCGCCAGCGCCAATGCCGTCGCCATGATCAGGAAAGCGGACAGTCCGACCGCGCGCGTCGGCGCGGATCGACGGCCAAGCCGCGCTAGCGCGGCGGGTATCGCGTTTTGCTGCGCGAGGGCGAAGGCGATGCGTGAGGAGGCGACCATCGTGGCGGTCGCGCAGGCAAAAAGGCTGATGGCCGTGCCTATCGAGACCACGGCCCCCAGACCCGGCCGATCGAGAGCGCGGGCGAGATCATCCAGCGGCGCGTCGCTGGTGGCGACGGCGATGCCGTAATGATTGAACCCGAGCACAATCACGTAAGCCGAAAATACGAAGAACACGCCGGCCAGCACAGGGGTCAGGATCAACACGCGCGGAATGTCGCGCAGCGGCTGCTCGGCCTCGTCCCCTAACGTCGCGGCCGCCTCGAAACCGACGAAGCTCAGCACGCCGATCAGCAGCGCGCTGCTCATGCCCGAACCACGAAGGCCGGTGAGACGCAGCTGCGCGAGATCGACGGCGACGCCAAGGCGAACGAGGATCGTTATGCCGAGGACGACGACGAGCAGGATGGAGATGATCTCGAGCGCCAGCATCAGGACGGTTGAAAGCCGAATGTCGCGCAGCGCAAATAACACGGCCACGCCGCCTACGAGGGCTACCCAGAAAATCAACGGCAAGGAAATTCGCGCCGCTTCGAACAGCGTAGACACGTAAGCGGTGCAGCCCGCGAGCGTCGCCACTGAAAGTGCGAGGTAGACCAACAAGAGAATCCATGCCGTGATCAGCCGCCCGACGGGACCGAGGCCATGGCCGACGAACTCCGACAGCGATCCCGCCCCGGCAAACGTCCGGGCGAGCGGCGCCAGGTTCAGCGCCACCAGCAGGATGGCGAGCGTCGC
Protein-coding sequences here:
- a CDS encoding DnaJ C-terminal domain-containing protein — its product is MSRDPYEVLGVERNASAADIQKAYRKLAKKLHPDLNPGNVKAEEEFKEVASAYGLLGDADKRKRFDNGEIDASGAERAPQQYYRDYAGAGPGANPYANESAYADFMDDETLASILRGARRRQAAGRDIHYHLPVDFLTAVNGGTARVGLPDGATLDVNIPAGAREGQILRLRGKGEPGFGGGPPGDGLVELEVRPHPFFAREGDDVHLTLPISLAEAVLGGEVKVPTPTGAVSMKVPRGANSGGKLRLKGKGVARPDGSRGDEYVTLKVMLPEKSDPELESFVTNWAAGKAQNPRAGMEA
- a CDS encoding APC family permease, producing MKLQTTTKKAGLRRSVGFLGVLGQSVAGVAPTTTPTINVALVFAAAGSGTWLAFLVATLAILLVALNLAPLARTFAGAGSLSEFVGHGLGPVGRLITAWILLLVYLALSVATLAGCTAYVSTLFEAARISLPLIFWVALVGGVAVLFALRDIRLSTVLMLALEIISILLVVVLGITILVRLGVAVDLAQLRLTGLRGSGMSSALLIGVLSFVGFEAAATLGDEAEQPLRDIPRVLILTPVLAGVFFVFSAYVIVLGFNHYGIAVATSDAPLDDLARALDRPGLGAVVSIGTAISLFACATATMVASSRIAFALAQQNAIPAALARLGRRSAPTRAVGLSAFLIMATALALATFAKPLDIYDWLGTFGTFGCVIAYGLACVSTPIFLRRAGQLRVGHVVLSAAALIVLGYVLLGSVYPIPAAPLNVLPLVFVGLLATGTLYSLRRQTVISRA
- a CDS encoding DUF1236 domain-containing protein; its protein translation is MKTKLLLRSVLFALLLTPLAAEAQSLSSGIQSGAAEGARSGGPVGAVLGGVAGGVIGGVGGVGNAVFGAAHWPTLQDYVREGNVPSQTIRGPVRIGERLPRGLTVYAVPPEYGVDRRYSFSVVNNEIVLVDSRSRRIVQVISAA
- a CDS encoding TIGR03862 family flavoprotein, whose product is MAAEVIASAGVGVTIFDRMAAPGRKFLLAGRGGLNITHSEDFEILLTRYGDALPRLRDALEQFSPKVLRAWCEGLGESTFIGSSGRVFPARFKASPLLRAWLKRLASLGVVLNSRHEWRGWSDEGAAILKGPEGQFEVAADATILALGGASWPRLGSDGGWVAALERAAIATAPLRPANCGFVVNWSDHFRDLFEGAPLKGIALSFGETSVRGEAIITHAGLEGGALYALSAALRESVAASGEAVLRVALRPDLSVAELERRIEARDPKQSFSTFARKSLKLAPAAIGLLHESARQGLLPLSAMDPARLAGFINAAPVRLKGVAPLARAISTAGGVLFDEVDSNFMLVRRPGAFVAGEMLDWEAPTGGYLLQACFATGAAAGRGALQWLSKQTGAPESFVSRT
- a CDS encoding HAD family hydrolase, coding for MQSPQGSFLFDLDGTLVDSVYQHVLAWDEALKAEGIELSIWRIHRKIGMSGGLFTHMLLRETELEISPERIERLQKRHAEAYRSRADAIRPLPGARQLLAYLTEAGVPWAIATSGRMETAAPVLETLGVDLKRVVVVTRDQVKYAKPDPDLFLTAAARLGVETLTATVVGDSVWDMLASRRARCLGIGLLSGGYGQEELERAGAYRVYEDPADMLKRIDEVAGRA
- a CDS encoding chaperone modulator CbpM, whose protein sequence is MIDRQQFLMRARLEAHTLEAWIEEEWLIPRREGEAEDFSETDVARAQLIRDLKTDIGVNDEAVAVILHLIDQLHGLRRTLQEVLRQDRVQTGE